A part of Ammospiza caudacuta isolate bAmmCau1 chromosome 5, bAmmCau1.pri, whole genome shotgun sequence genomic DNA contains:
- the LOC131558317 gene encoding inositol 1,4,5-trisphosphate receptor-interacting protein-like 1: MALLPMIFVLVQSLIQYPQPAGDGLDEATHRRMKERQELLDHEMARLLQELEEQDKGWGAVLSGALQQWPFWVLAGVLLLLALWFTCRRRSDEASNNDVHEGEDSVDGREECMEVKVQESSDASEQRSREKEDHDGGKGESGSGGMEDREKTRYAGNEQGILLVDRIEWPVEDLERGCSVTAELMESLTRVFVDSVSNTPYPVPQEAIGVGSAFEGWSPRDWDGVYRVLVPLNPPPGHTFHLEPNSAGQVADRTFNVCVELVCTCEKEQVEEKPLCFLHHSREELRRKQKRSLLETLCTGSYLDVEKTSRWFCQLVRSSWLQVPQWHSWHVVFHPCRQSCRLQLCKGRDSLTVEMLFGVRRGDSDIFVSSQPTKATITASTAWAETYAVAEAKFFRHIARQLPCESLHLKCLQLFTCILRDTGFSSSTWKTVVMHVLTTVPLSRWHRRAFARRLWDIMAYLDRCLQLTHLRHFVLGNERLPAEISLPPAMRGVVPPNLFEHLARDPAAHREARQAYGRLRFRLGVLLSSH, encoded by the coding sequence ATGGCTTTACTGCCAATGATCTTCGTGCTGGTGCAAAGCCTGATCCAGTACCCCCAGccagctggggatgggctggATGAGGCCACGCACCGGCGAATGAAGGAGcgtcaggagctgctggaccaCGAGATGGCTCGGCTGCtacaggagctggaggagcaggacaaGGGCTGGGGAGCCGTGCTCTCTGGTGCCCTGCAGCAGTGGCCATTTTGGGTCCTTGCTGGAGTCCTGCTCCTTTTGGCCCTGTGGTTTACTTGCAGGAGAAGGAGCGATGAGGCCAGCAACAATGATGTACACGAAGGTGAAGACAGCGTAGATGGACGGGAAGAATGTATGGAGGTGAAGGTGCAGGAAAGCAGCGATGCCAGTgaacagagaagcagagaaaaagaagacCATGATGGTGGCAAGGGAGAAAGTGGCAGTGGTGGAATGGAAGACAGAGAAAAGACCCGATATGCTGGGAATGAGCAAGGAATCCTTTTAGTGGACCGCATAGAGTGGCCTGTGGAGGACCTGGAGAGAGGCTGCTCAGTGACAGCTGAGCTGATGGAGAGCTTGACGCGTGTCTTTGTGGACAGCGTGAGCAATACCCCCTACCCAGTGCCTCAAGAAGCCATCGGGGTGGGCAGTGCCTTTGAGGGTTGGAGTCCCCGTGACTGGGATGGGGTGTACCGTGTGTTGGTCCCACTGAATCCCCCACCAGGGCACACCTTCCACCTGGAGCCGAACAgtgcagggcaggtggcagACAGGACCTTCAACGTCTGTGTGGAGCTGGTGTGCACGTGCGAGAAGGAGCAGGTGGAAGAGAAGCCGTTGTGCTTCTTGCACCACTCGCGGGAGGAGCTGCGGCGGAAGCAGAAGCGCAGCCTCCTAGAGACGCTCTGCACCGGCTCCTACCTGGACGTGGAAAAAACCTCCCGCTGGTTCTGCCAGTTGGTGAGAAGCTCGTGGCTGCAAGTGCCTCAGTGGCACTCATGGCACGTGGTGTTTCACCCCTGCCGCCAGTCCTGCCGATTGCAGCTATGCaaaggcagggacagcctgacAGTGGAGATGCTCTTTGGGGTGCGCCGAGGGGACTCTGACAtctttgtgagcagccagcccACCAAGGCCACCATCACTGCAAGCACAGCGTGGGCAGAGACGTACGCTGTGGCAGAGGCAAAATTCTTCCGGCACATCGCCAGGCAGCTGCCGTGTGAGAGCTTGCACCTGAAATGCCTGCAGCTCTTCACCTGCATCCTGAGGGACACAGGTTTTTCCAGCTCTACCTGGAAGACTGTGGTCATGCACGTGCTGACCACAGTACCTCTGTCCCGGTGGCACAGGAGAGCATTTGCACGGCGGCTGTGGGACATCATGGCGTACCTGGACCGCTGCCTGCAGCTGACACACCTGAGGCACTTTGTGCTGGGCAATGAGAGGCTTCCTGCCGAGATCAGCTTGCCGCCAGCAATGCGAGGGGTTGTGCCGCCCAACCTCTTTGAGCACCTGGCCCGAGATCCGGCCGCCCACAGAGAGGCAAGGCAAGCTTATGGTCGGCTGCGATTTCGCCTCggggtgctgctctccagccactga